The nucleotide sequence CGCGCTTCAGCATACTCATGGCCATAAGCAAGATGCAGCCAAACGACTTGGCTGGGGCAGAAACACCCTGACACGTAAACTAAAAGAACTTGGAATAAGCTAGTTTTCCTCTGTCTTACGCAATGAAAGTGGGAAGTAAGCCCACTTTCATCTTTGCCTCGCGTCGCTCCTGTTCCACCCGCAACTTCTCAGCCCCCTTCTGGCTACGCCCCTTTGGTTAACAAGCTGGTCATGCCCTGATTAAAATGCCTGACCCACTTCATGCTAAATTGACCTTTTGCCGAACGGTTAATGGCAATAACAGCTTCTTTCTTCGACAACAAATTGTCTTCATTGTGAGCACGAGAATGCGTCATGGCATCATAGGTATCAATAATGGCAAGCAATTTTGCGCCTTCACAAATGCCTTCCTCTTTTAAACCAAGCGGGTAGCCTGTGCCGTCGGTGCGCTCATGATGCTGCATAACTATTTTTCGTGCCATGTCCCACTGGTCAAGGTGTTCTAATAATCGCGCACTCTTGTAGACGTGTGACCGCATTAAGTTGAATTCAATTTCACTTAGCGCGTCGCCCTTATGCAGTATTTTTAATGGCATAAAAGCCATACCAAAATCGTGTACATAGCTTGCTACCGCCAATTGATCTTCTTCTATGGGGTTACCCGCAATGTCGTTGATATACATAGCAAGCTTAGCAATTCTATCGCCTCTTCCTGCCCAGTAATTAGAACGCCTCTCAATGGTTTGCATTAAATCGCGAAAGAACAGCACATCTAGCTTCTTCTCGCTACTCATGTCTTTGGGAATGCCGGTGGTCGCCAGCGTGGGGGGTTTAATCTGAACCGTATCAGGGTCACCACCATCAGTGACCACGTCAAGTGCGGGGTTCAGCAGCAATACCGCTTCGGTAAGCAATTTCTCATGCTCAACAGTGTTGTCCGGCGAAATTCGG is from Alteromonas australica and encodes:
- a CDS encoding HD-GYP domain-containing protein — encoded protein: MQTFVPDELEEDILSDLMEEINELYESSEQTLIELELRPEDNELQRALFRSIHTIKGDLGLVNFTPMIPLLQHVEDLLDYLRKGQVSYTSTMSDLVLLTMDRVKAFVEAVMAEGKAEYDNTLHEQLVLAISRISPDNTVEHEKLLTEAVLLLNPALDVVTDGGDPDTVQIKPPTLATTGIPKDMSSEKKLDVLFFRDLMQTIERRSNYWAGRGDRIAKLAMYINDIAGNPIEEDQLAVASYVHDFGMAFMPLKILHKGDALSEIEFNLMRSHVYKSARLLEHLDQWDMARKIVMQHHERTDGTGYPLGLKEEGICEGAKLLAIIDTYDAMTHSRAHNEDNLLSKKEAVIAINRSAKGQFSMKWVRHFNQGMTSLLTKGA